Proteins from one Mycolicibacter virginiensis genomic window:
- the ilvD gene encoding dihydroxy-acid dehydratase, whose amino-acid sequence MNSPSTNAAGASVDIKPRSRDVTDGLEKTAARGMLRAVGMGDDDFAKPQIGVASSWNEITPCNLSLDRLAKAAKEGVLQASGYPLEFGTISVSDGISMGHEGMHFSLVSREVIADSVETVMCAERLDGSVLLAGCDKSLPGMLMAAARLNLASVFLYAGSTMPGYAKLSDGTEREVTIIDAFEAVGACSRGLMSQEDVDIIERSICPGEGACGGMYTANTMASAAEALGMSLPGSASPPAIDRRRDGYARASGQAVVELLRRGITARDILTKEAFENAIAVVMAFGGSTNAVLHLLAIAREAEVDLTLADFSRVGAKVPHLADVKPFGAHVMYDIDKIGGVPVMLKTLLEAGLLHGDCMTVTGKTMAENIAELNPPVVDGKVLHALTNPIHPTGGITILRGSLAPEGAVVKSAGFDTDVFEGTARVFDGERAALDALEDGTISAGDAVVIRYEGPKGGPGMREMLAITGAIKGAGLGKDVLLLTDGRFSGGTTGLCVGHIAPEAVDGGPVAFLRDGDKIRLDVANATLDVVADPDEFAARAQGFTPPPPRYTTGVLAKYRKLVGSAANGAVCG is encoded by the coding sequence GTGAATTCGCCGAGCACCAACGCCGCCGGGGCGTCCGTCGACATCAAACCGCGCAGTCGTGACGTCACCGACGGCCTGGAGAAGACCGCCGCCCGCGGCATGCTGCGCGCCGTCGGCATGGGCGACGACGACTTCGCCAAGCCCCAAATCGGTGTGGCGTCGTCATGGAACGAGATCACGCCCTGCAACCTGTCGCTGGACCGGCTGGCCAAGGCCGCCAAAGAGGGCGTCCTTCAGGCCAGTGGTTACCCGCTGGAATTCGGCACCATCTCGGTCTCCGACGGCATCTCGATGGGCCATGAGGGCATGCACTTCTCGCTGGTCTCGCGCGAGGTGATCGCCGACAGCGTTGAGACCGTGATGTGCGCCGAACGGTTGGACGGCTCGGTGTTGCTGGCCGGTTGCGACAAGTCGCTGCCGGGGATGTTGATGGCCGCGGCACGCCTGAACCTGGCCTCAGTCTTCCTCTACGCGGGATCGACCATGCCGGGCTACGCAAAATTGTCCGACGGCACCGAGCGCGAGGTGACGATCATCGACGCGTTCGAGGCGGTCGGCGCCTGTTCGCGCGGGCTGATGTCCCAAGAGGACGTCGACATCATCGAGCGCTCGATCTGTCCCGGCGAGGGCGCCTGCGGCGGCATGTACACCGCCAACACCATGGCCAGCGCGGCCGAGGCGCTGGGCATGTCGCTGCCCGGCAGCGCCTCCCCGCCGGCGATCGACCGGCGCCGCGACGGCTATGCGCGCGCCAGCGGTCAGGCCGTGGTGGAGTTGCTGCGCCGTGGCATCACGGCACGCGACATCTTGACCAAAGAGGCGTTCGAGAACGCGATCGCGGTGGTGATGGCGTTCGGCGGATCGACCAACGCGGTGCTGCACCTGCTGGCGATCGCCCGCGAGGCCGAGGTGGATCTGACCCTGGCCGACTTCTCTCGGGTGGGCGCCAAAGTGCCGCACCTGGCCGACGTCAAGCCGTTCGGGGCGCACGTCATGTACGACATCGACAAGATCGGCGGGGTGCCGGTCATGTTGAAGACCCTGCTGGAAGCCGGTCTGCTGCACGGCGACTGCATGACCGTCACGGGAAAGACGATGGCGGAGAACATCGCCGAGCTCAATCCCCCGGTCGTCGACGGCAAGGTGCTACACGCACTGACCAACCCGATCCACCCGACCGGCGGCATCACCATTCTGCGCGGCTCGCTGGCGCCCGAGGGTGCGGTGGTCAAGTCCGCGGGCTTCGACACCGACGTGTTCGAAGGCACCGCAAGGGTTTTCGACGGCGAGCGGGCGGCGCTGGACGCGCTGGAAGACGGCACGATCAGCGCCGGCGACGCCGTGGTGATCCGCTACGAGGGCCCCAAGGGCGGCCCGGGTATGCGGGAGATGCTGGCGATCACCGGGGCCATCAAGGGTGCCGGTCTCGGTAAGGACGTCCTGCTGCTGACCGACGGGCGGTTCTCCGGCGGCACCACCGGCCTGTGCGTCGGCCACATCGCCCCCGAGGCGGTGGACGGCGGACCGGTTGCGTTCCTGCGCGACGGCGACAAGATCCGCCTCGACGTGGCTAATGCAACCCTGGACGTGGTGGCGGATCCGGATGAATTCGCTGCCCGCGCCCAGGGTTTCACGCCGCCGCCGCCGCGTTACACCACCGGCGTGCTCGCCAAGTACCGCAAGCTGGTGGGCTCCGCCGCCAACGGCGCCGTCTGCGGCTAG
- a CDS encoding DUF305 domain-containing protein, whose product MRSVLTVVVAATVGMAAGGCHHAPTPAPEASSSAAGMASGSPADVRFLEDMVIHHQQSLELAAMVYSQSGNPALVAFADQSATQQRTELQGCQAQLLQWEVPGGHSEQARDADIPGMVDKAAIDKLRSLRGPAFDTLWLQTMIAHQRGAITLAQNEIQHGESPEAISIAQSLLPFQQAEINQMNQLLGAP is encoded by the coding sequence ATGAGATCGGTTCTTACCGTCGTCGTCGCGGCCACTGTCGGCATGGCCGCCGGCGGTTGTCACCACGCGCCCACTCCGGCGCCCGAAGCGTCGTCCAGTGCGGCAGGCATGGCCTCCGGCAGCCCCGCCGACGTGAGGTTTCTCGAAGACATGGTGATCCACCACCAGCAGTCCCTGGAACTGGCGGCCATGGTGTACAGCCAGAGCGGCAACCCGGCGCTGGTGGCATTCGCCGATCAGAGCGCAACCCAGCAACGCACCGAACTGCAGGGTTGTCAGGCGCAGCTGTTGCAGTGGGAGGTCCCCGGCGGGCACTCCGAGCAGGCCCGGGACGCCGACATTCCCGGCATGGTGGACAAGGCCGCCATCGACAAGCTGCGCAGCCTGCGCGGACCGGCATTCGACACCCTGTGGCTGCAAACGATGATCGCCCATCAGCGTGGTGCGATCACGCTGGCGCAGAACGAGATTCAACATGGTGAGAGTCCCGAGGCGATCAGTATCGCGCAATCGCTCCTGCCGTTTCAGCAAGCCGAGATCAACCAGATGAACCAACTGTTGGGGGCGCCATGA
- a CDS encoding metal-sensitive transcriptional regulator, which produces MTTDAPGYSPRKDNYAKRMRRIEGQVRGIAKMIEEDKYCIDVLTQISAVNSALRSVALNLVDEHLAHCVSGAVASGGPEGDAKLAEASAAIARLVRS; this is translated from the coding sequence ATGACCACCGATGCTCCGGGATACTCCCCGCGCAAAGACAACTACGCCAAACGGATGCGCCGCATCGAGGGCCAGGTGCGCGGCATCGCCAAGATGATCGAAGAGGACAAGTACTGCATCGACGTCCTCACCCAGATCAGCGCGGTCAACAGTGCGCTGCGGTCCGTGGCGCTGAACCTGGTCGACGAACACCTGGCGCACTGCGTCAGCGGGGCAGTCGCAAGCGGCGGCCCGGAGGGCGACGCCAAACTCGCCGAAGCCTCGGCAGCGATTGCGCGGTTAGTTCGTTCCTGA
- a CDS encoding MFS transporter, whose amino-acid sequence MTVETGNARLRPWTPQTTARLAILSAAAFIYATAEILPVGALPAISAGLDVSEALVGTLLAWYAVVAAATTLPLVRWTAFWPRRRVLLLTLICLTASQVISALAPNFAVLAGGRALCAVTHGLMWSVLAPIATRLVPPSHSGRATTAIYVGTSLALVVGIPLTSAMSLLWGWRLAVVVITVAAAAITLAARLALPALVLSTDQLALVGNHHHRNGRLVAVSALMLIAVTGHFISYTFIAVIIGDVVGVPGARLAWLLAAFGAAGLIAMPLLARPVDHRPKLVTGGCMAAMSAAFVVLAALSLGGHHTTGTTAVGAAAIVLWGAMAMAVSPMLQSAAMRTAPDDPDGASGLYVTAFQVGITGGSLAGGLLFERAGTSAMLVASALLVGVAAVGIAASKRLFVVP is encoded by the coding sequence ATGACTGTTGAAACCGGAAATGCCCGCTTGAGGCCGTGGACGCCACAGACCACGGCGCGGTTGGCGATTCTGTCGGCCGCGGCTTTCATCTACGCCACCGCTGAGATCCTGCCGGTCGGTGCGCTGCCTGCGATCTCGGCCGGTCTGGACGTCAGCGAGGCGCTGGTCGGGACGTTGCTGGCCTGGTACGCGGTGGTGGCCGCAGCGACGACGCTTCCGCTGGTGCGCTGGACCGCGTTCTGGCCGCGCCGCCGGGTGCTGCTGCTCACCCTGATCTGCCTGACCGCTTCCCAGGTGATCTCGGCGCTTGCGCCCAACTTCGCCGTGCTGGCCGGCGGCCGGGCGCTGTGCGCCGTCACACACGGCCTGATGTGGTCGGTGCTGGCGCCCATCGCCACCCGACTGGTGCCGCCCAGCCATTCGGGCCGCGCGACGACAGCGATTTATGTCGGCACCAGCCTCGCGCTGGTGGTCGGCATCCCCCTGACCTCGGCAATGAGCCTGCTGTGGGGATGGCGACTGGCCGTCGTGGTGATCACGGTGGCGGCCGCGGCCATCACCTTGGCAGCCCGATTGGCGCTGCCGGCCCTGGTGCTCAGCACCGACCAGCTGGCGCTGGTCGGCAACCATCACCACCGCAACGGGCGACTGGTGGCGGTGAGCGCGCTGATGCTGATCGCTGTCACCGGGCACTTCATCTCCTACACCTTCATCGCGGTGATCATCGGTGACGTGGTCGGCGTGCCGGGGGCCCGCCTGGCCTGGTTGCTCGCGGCGTTCGGGGCCGCCGGGTTGATCGCGATGCCGCTGCTGGCCCGACCCGTCGACCACCGACCCAAACTGGTCACCGGCGGCTGCATGGCCGCGATGTCGGCGGCCTTCGTAGTGTTGGCGGCGCTGTCCCTCGGCGGGCACCACACCACCGGGACGACGGCGGTGGGGGCGGCCGCGATCGTGCTCTGGGGTGCGATGGCGATGGCGGTATCGCCGATGCTGCAGTCGGCGGCGATGCGCACTGCGCCCGACGACCCCGACGGCGCGTCGGGGCTGTACGTGACGGCGTTTCAGGTCGGCATCACCGGCGGCTCGCTGGCCGGCGGGCTGCTGTTCGAGCGGGCCGGGACCTCGGCCATGTTGGTGGCCTCGGCACTGCTGGTCGGCGTCGCCGCAGTCGGTATCGCGGCCAGCAAGCGCCTGTTCGTCGTTCCCTGA
- a CDS encoding L,D-transpeptidase, translated as MSGWKLAQFGAWLSAAGLAASLTLGCGSALADPPQQPGDPAAADAGPADPAAPPPPPEFPQFPPPPPELPPPPPPPGEPPAFPPPPELAPGLPAAPEGVPPGPDPQAVPAGSADPAAPGQPGAVPAAASGPVVGQNPEPFTGTAPFLPPSFNPVNGSMVGVAKPIIIDFQRPIADKAMAEQAIHISSNPPVSGKFYWMTPSQVRWRPLNFWPAHTVVNIDAGGTKSSFRTGDSLVATADDKTHQMTITRDGKVEKTFPMSMGMSAGGHETPNGTYYVLEKFPTVVMDSSTYGVPVNSSWGYKLTVQDAVRIDNSGGFVHSAPWSVADQGKRNVSHGCINLSPANAKWFYDNFGSGDPVVVKNSVGSYTKNDGSQDWQM; from the coding sequence ATGTCGGGATGGAAGCTCGCGCAGTTCGGCGCGTGGCTCAGCGCGGCTGGCTTGGCCGCGAGTCTCACGCTCGGTTGCGGATCAGCCCTGGCTGATCCGCCGCAGCAGCCCGGCGATCCGGCCGCAGCGGACGCCGGGCCGGCCGACCCGGCCGCGCCGCCGCCCCCGCCGGAGTTCCCGCAGTTCCCGCCGCCTCCGCCGGAGCTGCCTCCGCCGCCGCCACCGCCGGGCGAGCCGCCGGCGTTCCCGCCACCGCCCGAGCTCGCACCCGGGTTACCCGCCGCGCCCGAGGGCGTCCCCCCAGGTCCGGACCCGCAGGCAGTTCCGGCCGGCTCGGCAGACCCGGCAGCCCCGGGGCAGCCCGGTGCGGTGCCGGCCGCCGCTTCTGGACCGGTCGTGGGACAGAACCCGGAGCCGTTCACTGGCACGGCGCCGTTCCTGCCGCCGTCGTTCAACCCCGTCAACGGCTCGATGGTGGGTGTCGCCAAGCCGATCATCATTGACTTCCAGCGGCCGATCGCCGACAAGGCAATGGCCGAGCAGGCCATCCACATCTCGTCGAACCCGCCGGTGTCCGGCAAGTTCTACTGGATGACACCCAGCCAGGTGCGGTGGCGTCCGCTGAACTTCTGGCCCGCCCACACCGTCGTCAACATCGACGCAGGCGGTACCAAGTCGAGCTTCCGCACCGGTGACTCCCTGGTGGCCACTGCCGATGACAAGACGCACCAGATGACGATCACCCGAGACGGCAAGGTGGAGAAGACCTTCCCGATGTCGATGGGGATGAGCGCGGGTGGGCACGAGACCCCCAACGGCACCTACTACGTGCTGGAGAAGTTCCCCACGGTGGTGATGGACTCCTCCACCTACGGCGTTCCGGTGAACTCCAGTTGGGGATACAAGCTCACCGTGCAGGATGCGGTCCGGATCGACAACAGCGGCGGCTTCGTGCACAGCGCGCCGTGGTCAGTGGCCGACCAGGGCAAGCGCAATGTCAGCCACGGCTGCATCAACCTCAGCCCGGCCAACGCCAAGTGGTTCTACGACAACTTCGGCAGCGGCGATCCCGTCGTGGTGAAGAACTCCGTCGGTAGCTACACCAAAAACGACGGTTCCCAAGACTGGCAGATGTAA
- a CDS encoding M13 family metallopeptidase, translated as MTSPATRSGLDLTYIDSGVRPQDDLFGHVNGRWLDGYEMPADRATDGAFRALFDRAESQVRDLLDEAADSARFDAGEAKLGSAREPAAAGADAADTDERRIGELYASFIDEQTVRERGVEPLRQELAAIDNAGDREALARVVGAGQRTGIGGGVGLYVDTDSKDSTRYLLHLNQSGIGLPDESYYREEQHAEILAAYPGHIAAMFALVYGGEPDEHAATAARIVALETRLAGAHWDVVKRRDAELTYNLRTFAGLPVEAPGFDWAGWVGALGVAVAAADELVVRQPDFLTAFAALWESADFADWQDWARWRVIHARAGLLTEELIAEDFEFYGRRLSGTEQIRDRWKRGVSVVESLMGDAVGKLYVAKHFPPDAKARIDELVGNLREAYRVSITNLDWMTPETRERALAKLDKFTAKVGYPAKWRDYSALVTDPADLYGNYLRGYAVNYDRELAKLGQPVDRDEWFMTPQTVNAYYNPGMNEIVFPAAILQPPFFDADADDAANYGGIGAVIGHEIGHGFDDQGAKYDGDGNLIDWWTDADRDEFGSRTRALIAQYENYVPRELDGDRHVNGAFTVGENIGDLGGLSIALLAYQLSLAGTEAAVIDGLTGTQRVFFGWAQVWRTKSRDAEAIRRLAVDPHSPPEFRCNGVIRNMDAYYDAFGVTPDDALYLEPASRVRIWN; from the coding sequence GTGACCTCACCAGCCACCCGTTCCGGCCTTGATCTCACCTATATAGATAGTGGTGTCCGCCCGCAGGACGATCTGTTCGGTCATGTCAACGGCCGGTGGCTCGACGGCTACGAGATGCCGGCGGACCGTGCCACCGACGGAGCCTTTCGCGCTCTGTTTGATCGGGCCGAGAGCCAGGTCCGCGACTTGCTCGACGAAGCCGCCGATTCAGCGAGGTTCGACGCAGGAGAGGCGAAGCTGGGATCGGCGCGTGAACCCGCCGCGGCGGGCGCGGACGCGGCCGATACCGACGAGCGCCGGATCGGCGAACTCTACGCCAGCTTCATCGACGAGCAGACTGTCCGCGAGCGCGGGGTGGAGCCGCTGCGTCAGGAGCTGGCCGCGATCGACAATGCCGGTGACCGCGAGGCCTTGGCGCGGGTGGTGGGCGCAGGCCAGCGCACGGGGATCGGCGGCGGCGTCGGGCTCTACGTGGACACCGACTCGAAAGACTCGACTCGCTACCTACTGCACCTGAACCAGTCGGGCATCGGGCTGCCCGATGAGTCCTACTACCGCGAGGAGCAGCACGCCGAGATCCTGGCGGCCTACCCGGGGCACATCGCAGCGATGTTCGCTCTGGTCTACGGCGGGGAACCGGACGAGCACGCCGCGACCGCGGCACGCATTGTGGCGTTGGAGACCCGCTTGGCGGGCGCGCACTGGGACGTGGTGAAGCGCCGCGACGCCGAGCTGACCTACAACCTGCGCACCTTCGCCGGGCTGCCGGTCGAGGCGCCTGGCTTCGACTGGGCCGGCTGGGTGGGCGCTCTCGGCGTCGCCGTCGCGGCGGCCGACGAGCTGGTCGTGCGGCAACCCGATTTCCTGACGGCCTTCGCCGCCTTGTGGGAGAGCGCGGACTTCGCCGACTGGCAGGACTGGGCACGGTGGCGGGTCATTCATGCGCGCGCCGGGCTACTGACCGAGGAATTGATCGCCGAGGACTTCGAGTTCTACGGACGCCGACTGTCGGGCACCGAGCAGATCCGGGACCGCTGGAAGCGCGGCGTGTCCGTGGTTGAGTCCCTGATGGGCGACGCCGTCGGAAAGCTTTACGTGGCAAAGCATTTCCCGCCGGACGCCAAGGCACGCATCGACGAGCTGGTAGGGAATCTGCGCGAGGCCTACCGGGTCAGCATCACCAACCTGGACTGGATGACCCCGGAAACGCGAGAGCGGGCGCTGGCCAAGCTGGACAAGTTCACCGCCAAGGTCGGCTATCCCGCAAAGTGGCGGGACTACTCCGCGCTGGTCACCGACCCCGCCGACCTCTACGGCAACTACCTGCGCGGCTATGCGGTCAACTACGACCGCGAACTGGCCAAGTTGGGCCAGCCGGTGGACCGCGACGAATGGTTCATGACACCGCAGACCGTCAACGCCTACTACAACCCGGGGATGAACGAGATCGTCTTCCCCGCCGCGATCCTGCAACCACCGTTCTTCGACGCCGACGCCGACGACGCGGCCAACTACGGCGGTATCGGCGCGGTGATCGGCCACGAGATCGGGCACGGTTTCGACGACCAGGGCGCCAAGTATGACGGCGACGGCAACCTGATCGATTGGTGGACCGACGCCGACCGCGACGAATTCGGTTCCCGCACACGCGCATTGATCGCCCAGTACGAGAACTATGTGCCGCGTGAACTCGACGGCGACCGCCACGTGAATGGTGCGTTCACCGTCGGCGAGAACATCGGCGACCTGGGCGGGCTCTCCATTGCCCTGCTCGCCTACCAGCTGTCACTGGCCGGCACCGAGGCTGCGGTGATCGACGGCTTGACCGGCACGCAGCGCGTTTTCTTCGGCTGGGCGCAGGTGTGGCGCACGAAATCCCGTGACGCCGAAGCGATCCGGCGCCTGGCCGTGGATCCGCACTCACCGCCGGAGTTCCGCTGCAACGGGGTGATCCGCAACATGGACGCCTACTACGACGCCTTCGGCGTCACGCCGGACGACGCGCTCTACCTCGAGCCCGCATCCCGCGTCCGGATCTGGAACTGA